From the Patescibacteria group bacterium genome, the window CGGGAAACTCTTGGGTGCCACCAAGACTGTGAAACCCAAAACGAAGAAAGCCACGACAGCAGCATTCTCCTTTACCTATAAGAAGCGGATTGGCGTAGGGAACCACACGTTGCAAACGCAGGTGGTTCGTGGGAAGGAAAAAAGTGATTGGACTCGGCAAACATTTATTGTGCCCAAAAACTGGCCCCGCAAACTTGATGGCATGATGGTGGCCACCCAGTACTGGAACCAGTTGCCCTACGGCATCATGATTGAAAATACTCCGGCGGCACGACCGCAAGCCGGGATGAGCCAAGCATCCGTGGTGTATGAAACCTTGGCCGAAGGCGGCGTCACGCGTTTCCTGGCAATTTTTCCCCAGGCTGTGCGGCCGAAGTCCGTTGGTCCTGTACGATCCAGCCGTCCGTACTACGTGGACTGGGCTAAAGAATACGACGCAATCTACATGCATGCAGGCGGCAGCCGAGATGCCTTAAATGAAATTGGCGCATTGAAAGTTCGCTCCTTTGACGGGTTGACGCGCAAGGGTGCGCCATACGTGACGCGGAAGTGCTACGGTGTGCACTGCTTGTTTACTGATGCTTCACGTTTGCTCAAGTTGGTACAGAATAACAAGCTTACGAACGTGAATGCAATTTCTACCGGGAGCTTATTCAAGAGTGATTTCACCTTCGCGCAGCGGCCCAATCATAAAAAAACTATTTCTATTGATTTCAATGGCCGAACCTACCGGGTGGACTGGACGTACGACCGCAAGACCAACCGGTACTACCGAAAGAACGGTGGCGTGGTAGCGAAAGATCGGAATACTGGCAAGCAAATCAACGCCGCAAACATTTTGGTGCAAAGGGTACCCAAGGAAAAAGTGCTTGATCGCAAGGGTCGCATTAGTTTGAAGTTGACTGGGAAGGGTGATGCGACATTATTCCGTGATGGCCAATCCATTGCTATGCGTTGGGAGAAGAAGAACGCCAGTGCCAAAACGCGGTTCTTCGTCAAGAGTTCAGGGAAGGAAGTGGAATTCAACCGCGGTGCCACGTGGATTGAGGTTGTGCCTGGCACGCGGAAGGTAACGTATAAGTAGAATGTTTCAGGTGTTTCCAAAATTGAAGGCAGAACTATTTATTTTTTACGCAACACTATCGATAGCGGCAGCGCTTGATTTTTTACTTATCAAGTACTTGCATGAGGATACCTCTCTCGGACTAGGAGGTATAGGTGAAGTCATGTTTCTGTTCGTCATCATTTGCCTAGAGGTAGTTGGCTTTTTGCTCCTCTATCGTAAAAAAATCGGTGGATTTGTATTACTTGTAGTCGCAAATTTATTTCGTGCTTTTGGATTATCAGAAGCTATTCGGTTCCTTGCAACTGGGTCAACGAAAGGGGAAACCTCAGCTGTGCTCGTGGGGCATGTGGGATCGATAGCCGTTTTTATCCTCATTATTTTGCTTGCCTTATTACTGAGAGATGAAAATGTCAACAAACCGAAAGACAAAAAACCATTGCATATTCCTCAGCGTTTAGCATTTTCTGCATTTAGCCGACTCACACAAAGGTTCATTGTCTATACAGGGCTTGTCCTACTGATAATCGACTGTATCCAAGTCTGGTCATTTTTCACTTTTGTTGATCCGCCTGGGTGGAACCCGGCTATCATTTTTGTAGCAGTAATTTTACAAATAGTTGGCGTACTACTTTTCTTTTATATTCAAGCATACATTGGCCTATCCATACTTGCTATCGGGCACTTTTTTCTACTTTTCTTCCTTGGCACATCAGCAAACCATGTACTTATTGGTGATCAGTACGCGACAACGCCCGTTGTATCAACCTTTTTTAATCTTGTATGGCTAGCAATACTTATCATTATTCCTGTTATCGGAAAGAATTTTTCAAATGAAGCAAGAAAGATTGCTGAAAGCAATGCAAAAGATTCTTCCATGATTGCAAATGTATGAAAAAAATATTTTTCATCATTCTTCCACTTGTTTTCATTCTCTCCGCCTGCACACTTGGAGATAAAGTGACGAATACGGTGAACGAAGTGGAAAATGATACGGGGACGCTCGTCAACAAAGCAACCGGCGTGACCGACCTGGCTACCAAAGCCGCAGCAGATTTGGCGTTTGCCAAAGCCCGGGCAACGCAGTTCTACTCATCTCTGAAAGCGCAGGGCGAAGACCTTACCAATGGCCCTTGTCTTTCTGATAGCCTGACCACCGGCTGGGTAGCAGATGTGGTGCACAATCCGCGGGAAGCAGTGGATGATCTGCCTGCAAACCAGTGCCCAAGCTTTGTGAATGGAACTGCAAAGCACTTTGTGGAATTGGATCTCAACGGGAATTTTGTTCGGGCAAAGTAGTTATCCACAGTCAGACCTGAGCACCTAATAGTTATGAGGTGTTTCTTTGGCATTTTCTCTTGTGCTTACCGATATAGCTGCTATACTAGAGACATGAAAGATCCCTTACGGATCAATTAAAAAAACATTGGTCAGTTAACTAGCCCTTTCGATAAATTTGCGCCCAATCACACATGTGATTGGGCTCTTTCTTTGTGCTAGGGTTATGGATATGACGTACCACCCCTTAACTATGTTGCGCATTGCCCGCTTTGCTTTTGCAGCGTGGCTGCTGGTGGAAATCCTCAGCTGGGCCGGTATTCTCCCGTTAACCCTGGAATTTACCTGGCTAGGCTTAGTCCTGACCGCATCCCTGGCGTGGCTGGCATTGGAAGTCATTTCTTGGCGACTGCGGAAGGTTGGCGCGGGTAACCTCTGGGGTTGGACCTTCCTTGCTGCACTCATCAGCCAGTGCACCGATGCCTTGGGGGACATTCTCCGCTTGTACGGTACACAGGCCTGGTATGATCAGGCTGCACATTTTGTAGGTGGCGCAGTTGTTGCCTTAGTGTTCTACAACATTTTTCACAACTTGCAGGGACACGGGAGCATGCGTTTGCCACCAAGCTGGATGTCTGCTTTTTCCATTTTCAGTGCCATGGCCATTGGCTCACTCTACGAATTGGAAGAGTACGGTGAAGACGTGCTGTTCCATAGCAACCGGCTAGGCAGTGCCTTTGATACAGGGAACGATATGTTCTTTAATACCATTGGTGCTGTTGTGCTGGTCGTCTGTCTGGTGTACTTCCGGCGAAAACGCGTATGAGAATGCAGATGCTCAAAAACTTTGTTCCCTCACGAGCAGTGATTGTCTACCATAGCCTCATTGCCAGAGTTGCAGCAGTGCGCGCTGGCCGACCGTCCAGAAAATTGCTGGTCATTGGAGTGACTGGGACGAAAGGGAAGTCCACAACCGTGGCCATGCTGGCGCACACGCTCACCGTGCTTGGGGAGCGAGTGGCTTTTTCTTCCACTGTGCAGTGGGGGATGCTGGGGAAGACCTGGCCCAACCGAAGCAAGATGACCATGCCGGGTCGGGGCGAGCTCCAGCGGTTCTTGCAACGTGCAGTGCGGGCAGGGTGCACGGCCGTGGTGCTGGAAGTTTCTTCCGAGGGTTTGCGCCAAGGCCGGCACCTTGGCATTGCGTTTGATGGCGCGGTATTTCTCAACCTCACACCCGAGCACATTGAAGCGCATGGCAGTTTTCGAAACTACCGCCATGCCAAAGAGCGCGTCTTCGCCAGCCTGAACCGCTCCTGGCGAAAAAAGCTTAATGGGAAATCAATTCCCACGGTCATCGCCGCTAATGTAGACGACCCAAACGCCTTTCACTTCCTGCGGCACGCTGCTGATCAGTACGTCGCGTGGTCTGTGCAGGGGACGGATGTGCGTACCCTGCCACGTCTCCAGGTGATGCAGGCAACCGATGTCATTGCTGATGCGCAGGGTTGTTCATTCCATTGCGGGGCTGCCGTAGTTCGCTTCCCTTTGCTGGGTATGCACAATGTGAGTAATGCCATGGGAGTTGTCAGCATCCTGCAGGGTTTTGGGTACGATATCAGCGCAATAGGAAAAGCACTTTCCTCTTTCACTGGTGTGCCTGGCCGTATGGAAGAAGTCCAGCTGAATGCGCCCTTCCGTGTGTTTGTTGATTACGCGCATGAGCCAGCGAGTTTGCAAGCTGCGTACGCGGCGGCACGACTTTTACAACCGAAGCGATTACTCGTCCTCCTTGGAAGCCAGGGTGGGGGACGAGACGTTGCGAAGCGGAGTGTGATGGGTGCGCTGGCCGCAGAACATGCTGACGTCGTCGTGGTTACGAATGAAGATCCGTACGATGAGCAACCGGAAAAAATAATTGCCGATGTTGCTGATGCCGCAGCGTCCGTTGGCAAAGCAATTGTGTACCGCATCACTGATCGTCGAGAAGCAATTCTTCGTATGCTCCAACTAGCAAAACCCGGTGACGTACTCCTCCTCACGGGCAAAGGTGGGGAAGAAGTGATGGCTGTCGCTGGTGGGAAACTGGTTCCCTGGGATGACCGAAGGGTAATACACGAAGAGTTTGAGAATCTAGCAAAACGCGCAAATTGAACCTAGGAATCTTCGCAAAGACCCTATAAATACAGGGGAATATCTTTGTCGGAAGTTATCCACACCCTCGTCCACACCCCCACCCTTGACAAGCAAGGGGTTTTTCTCGTACATTCCATTTATCCACATCTTGCTCTCCCCACACTTTTGTGTTGGGGGTATTGAGCCGCCCCCCAGATAATGACGGGGCAGAAGAAGCCACCAATGGCGCAATCATAAAAAACGTCGTAACGGATATAGCTTTCCGGAATTCGCATTGAACGGAAAGGCATTTTTGTAGTCTGCTCCGGCACCGCTTGACGGCCCTTGCATTCTCCGCATCCCTTCCTTCCACTTTTTCGTTTTTTCTTCCCAACGTTTCCCCCCACACGTATGTCGAAGAAGCGCCACTACATTCGCCACGAAGGTTCACAGACCCATGCCAACCGGCAGACCTTCACCGACCTCCACGCCGCCATTGCGCTGCCGGATCTCATTGAGATTCAGAAGCGGAGTTACCAATGGTTCTTTGAGGAAGGTCTGAAGGAGCTGTTTGATGAAATTTCGCCCATCCGCGATTTCATCGGCCGGGATTTGGAACTTTCCTTCCAGAGTTACTACCTGGATGAGCCGCGTTTCGACGAGCTCACCGCCAAGGCGAAGAATGTCACCTTTGAATCACCGCTCCGCGTTTCCACCAAGCTGATTAACAAGAAGACCGGGGAAATTAAAGAGCAGGAAATTTACCTGGGTGACTTTCCGCTGATGACCGAGCGGGGGACGTTCATCATTAACGGCATTGAGCGCGTGGTGGTAAGCCAGCTGATTCGTTCCGCCGGTGTGTTCTTCACGTCCGAGTTTATCCGCGGCCGCCGCTACTACGGGGCGAAGATCATTCCCAACCGTGGCGCCTGGCTGGAATTTGAAACGGATGCCCAGGATGTCATGTGGGTGAAAATTGACCGCAAGCGCAAAGCGCCCGTCACCGCCCTGCTGCGCGCGTTTGGCTTTGGGATGAACGAAGAGCTTATTGACTTGTTCAAGGATATTGATACGAACCCTGACCATCGCTTCTTGGACG encodes:
- the murE gene encoding UDP-N-acetylmuramyl-tripeptide synthetase — its product is MLKNFVPSRAVIVYHSLIARVAAVRAGRPSRKLLVIGVTGTKGKSTTVAMLAHTLTVLGERVAFSSTVQWGMLGKTWPNRSKMTMPGRGELQRFLQRAVRAGCTAVVLEVSSEGLRQGRHLGIAFDGAVFLNLTPEHIEAHGSFRNYRHAKERVFASLNRSWRKKLNGKSIPTVIAANVDDPNAFHFLRHAADQYVAWSVQGTDVRTLPRLQVMQATDVIADAQGCSFHCGAAVVRFPLLGMHNVSNAMGVVSILQGFGYDISAIGKALSSFTGVPGRMEEVQLNAPFRVFVDYAHEPASLQAAYAAARLLQPKRLLVLLGSQGGGRDVAKRSVMGALAAEHADVVVVTNEDPYDEQPEKIIADVADAAASVGKAIVYRITDRREAILRMLQLAKPGDVLLLTGKGGEEVMAVAGGKLVPWDDRRVIHEEFENLAKRAN
- a CDS encoding DUF2238 domain-containing protein — encoded protein: MLRIARFAFAAWLLVEILSWAGILPLTLEFTWLGLVLTASLAWLALEVISWRLRKVGAGNLWGWTFLAALISQCTDALGDILRLYGTQAWYDQAAHFVGGAVVALVFYNIFHNLQGHGSMRLPPSWMSAFSIFSAMAIGSLYELEEYGEDVLFHSNRLGSAFDTGNDMFFNTIGAVVLVVCLVYFRRKRV
- a CDS encoding DUF3048 domain-containing protein; the encoded protein is MEKQKATRTVLLSLGLLVAGWFLFHAPAAFALDTAGVYAPKVGGNVLDQPMLVAGIAPVNSTVFVFVDGKLLGATKTVKPKTKKATTAAFSFTYKKRIGVGNHTLQTQVVRGKEKSDWTRQTFIVPKNWPRKLDGMMVATQYWNQLPYGIMIENTPAARPQAGMSQASVVYETLAEGGVTRFLAIFPQAVRPKSVGPVRSSRPYYVDWAKEYDAIYMHAGGSRDALNEIGALKVRSFDGLTRKGAPYVTRKCYGVHCLFTDASRLLKLVQNNKLTNVNAISTGSLFKSDFTFAQRPNHKKTISIDFNGRTYRVDWTYDRKTNRYYRKNGGVVAKDRNTGKQINAANILVQRVPKEKVLDRKGRISLKLTGKGDATLFRDGQSIAMRWEKKNASAKTRFFVKSSGKEVEFNRGATWIEVVPGTRKVTYK